The stretch of DNA CGAACCTTCAGTGGCATTTCTTATCTCTGCTGATCAATCGGCTGAACTGGCCGCGAGTCTATGCCACACCATGTTCAAAAGTGGTGAAAACGCCCCGTTCTTACAGCTGAGCGACAGGTTCGTAAAAGAACATGCGACTTCCAACATTTTCCGCTGTTTTGCCGATGCGAACCGGTGCTATTTTCGGTAACGAAACTGTAACATTCGCATCCGCAGTCAAAACAAGAAATCTGGAGCCCTTGAATGTTTGCTTTCTTTCGACCTGCCGCACATCAGGCTCCATTGCCTGAAGAAAAAATAGACAGTACTTACCGACGCCTGCGCTGGCAGATCTTCGCCGGTATCTTCTTTGGTTACGCCGGTTACTACCTGCTGCGCAAAAACTTCTCGCTGGCCATGCCGTACCTGATCGACGAGGGCTACACCCGGGGTCAGTTAGGTGTGGCAATGTCAGCCATCGCGATCGCTTACGGCTTGTCGAAGTTCTTGATGGGCCTGGTGTCCGATCGTTCCAACCCACGTTACTTCCTGCCGTTCGGCTTGCTGATCTCGGCAGGCGTGATGTTCGTCTTCGGTTTTGCACCGTGGGCCACGTCCAGCGTGACCATGATGTTCATTCTGTTGTTCATCAACGGCTGGGCTCAGGGCATGGGTTGGCCGCCGAGCGGTCGGACCATGGTGCACTGGTGGTCGCAGAAAGAGCGCGGCGGCGTGGTGTCGGTATGGAACGTGGCGCACAACGTGGGTGGTGGCCTGATCGGTCCGTTGTTCCTGCTCGGCATGGGCCTGTTCAATGACTGGCATGCGGCATTCTACGTGCCGGCTGCAGTGGCCCTGGGTGTGGCGGCGTTCGCGTTCATGACCATGCGCGACACCCCGCAATCGGTTGGCCTGCCGCCAATCGAACAGTACAAGAACGATTACCCCGAAGGCTACGATGCCAGCCACGAAGACGAATTCAGCACCAAGGAAATCTTCGTCAAGTACGTGCTGCGCAACAAAATGCTCTGGTACGTGGCCATGGCCAACGTCTTCGTCTACCTGCTGCGCTATGGCGTACTGGACTGGGCCCCGACGTATCTGAAGGAAGCCAAGCACTTCACCGTGGACACCACGTCGTGGGCGTACTTCTTCTACGAGTGGGCCGGTATTCCAGGCACGCTGCTGTGTGGCTGGATGTCAGACAAGATCTTCCGTGGCAATCGTGGCCTGACCGGCATGGTATTCATGGCGCTGGTCACCGTGGCGACGCTGGTCTACTGGCTCAACCCGCCTGGCAACCCGACCATCGACATGATCGCGCTGTTCTCCATTGGCTTCCTGATCTATGGCCCGGTGATGTTGACCGGTTTGCAGGCACTGGAACTTGCACCGAAGAAAGCCGCCGGTACTGCAGCAGGCTTCACCGGTCTGTTTGGTTATCTGGGTGGGTCGGTCGCGGCCAGTGCAGCGATGGGCTACACCGTGGACCATTTCGGCTGGGACGGCGGCTTCGTGCTGCTGGTGGGCGGCTGCATCATGGCGATGGTTTGCCTGGCTCCGACCTTGTGGCACAAGAACGTCGCCAGTCAGAGCCGTGAGGCGCTCGCCTGATCGACCTTTGACTTGCAGCGCTTGAGACGCGCCTCCAGATTTCGATCCGGCATGGCGTGGCTGCGCAGGGCGTGGGCGGTCTGCTCGACATAATCGCGAGTCGTGCCATACCGCCCGCAAGCGCTTTCAAACACCTGGCTCAGCACATGATCCGGCAAGTTACCGGCATAGCTGGGCAGGTGTCGCTCCAAGACAAATCCTAAAGCCTGCACCTGACTGCCATCTTCGAGCCGGCAGTTGAGCCAGTGTGGGCGATAGGACGGGAACGGCATTTCGCGTTTCCATAGCGCGTACAGCGCACCGTCGAGATTTTCTTCCGGCAGCCGATAGGCGAAGCCGCTGCACGAACCACCGCGATCCAGACCAAACACCAGCCCGGGCATTTCCGGCGTCCCGCGATGCTCGTGCGACCACAGGTACAGGCCGCGATGGTAGCCATGGACTCGCCCGCGCACCCGCTCCACCGCCGTACATTCCGGGCGCCAGATCAGCGAACCGTAGGCAAACAGCCACACCGGCCCGCCCTTGTGGCGCGCCATGGTCGATTGCATCGAGACGAGAAGTTGTTCGTGTGTCAGCTGCGGCCCCAGATCGAGCCGCGGAGGGTAAGCCAGATTCACAAAAGCAGATTCAATGGCTGTCATGAAGGAAGTGTTCGGCCCCGCAAGTATTACAAGATGTAAGCACAATTCGCTTGATAGAACATATAGCAGTAACTGTAA from Pseudomonas sp. P8_229 encodes:
- the glpT gene encoding glycerol-3-phosphate transporter, which translates into the protein MFAFFRPAAHQAPLPEEKIDSTYRRLRWQIFAGIFFGYAGYYLLRKNFSLAMPYLIDEGYTRGQLGVAMSAIAIAYGLSKFLMGLVSDRSNPRYFLPFGLLISAGVMFVFGFAPWATSSVTMMFILLFINGWAQGMGWPPSGRTMVHWWSQKERGGVVSVWNVAHNVGGGLIGPLFLLGMGLFNDWHAAFYVPAAVALGVAAFAFMTMRDTPQSVGLPPIEQYKNDYPEGYDASHEDEFSTKEIFVKYVLRNKMLWYVAMANVFVYLLRYGVLDWAPTYLKEAKHFTVDTTSWAYFFYEWAGIPGTLLCGWMSDKIFRGNRGLTGMVFMALVTVATLVYWLNPPGNPTIDMIALFSIGFLIYGPVMLTGLQALELAPKKAAGTAAGFTGLFGYLGGSVAASAAMGYTVDHFGWDGGFVLLVGGCIMAMVCLAPTLWHKNVASQSREALA
- a CDS encoding gamma-glutamylcyclotransferase: MTAIESAFVNLAYPPRLDLGPQLTHEQLLVSMQSTMARHKGGPVWLFAYGSLIWRPECTAVERVRGRVHGYHRGLYLWSHEHRGTPEMPGLVFGLDRGGSCSGFAYRLPEENLDGALYALWKREMPFPSYRPHWLNCRLEDGSQVQALGFVLERHLPSYAGNLPDHVLSQVFESACGRYGTTRDYVEQTAHALRSHAMPDRNLEARLKRCKSKVDQASASRL